A stretch of Lagopus muta isolate bLagMut1 chromosome 9, bLagMut1 primary, whole genome shotgun sequence DNA encodes these proteins:
- the ATG16L1 gene encoding autophagy-related protein 16-1 isoform X3, producing MASGLRAAGFPPWKRHIAAELRRRDRLQRQAFEEIVAQYNKLLEKSDLHAVLADKLQAEKYDMQSRHEISPGHDGTWNDAQLQELAQLKIKHQEELTELHKKRGELAQSVIDLNNQMQQKDKEMQMNEAKIAEYLQKISELETECQELRSKLQDLERANQTLKDEYDALQITFNALEEKLRKTTEDNQELVSRWMAEKAQEANRLNAENEKDSRRRQARLQKELAEAAKEPLPVEPRDDDIEVLADETSDTAEETSPVRAVSRTPSKRLSQPAGGLLDSITNIFGRRSLSSFPAPQDNAEPHPGASKEVRVPTTAICVFDAHDGEVNAVQFSPGSRLLATGGMDRRVKLWEVLGDRCEPKGSLSGSNAGITSIEFDSAGSYLLAASNDFASRIWTVDDNRLRHTLTGHSGKVLSAKFLLDNARIVSGSHDRTLKLWDLRSKVCIKTVFAGSSCNDIVCTEQCVMSGHFDKKIRFWDIRTESIVKELELLGRITALDLNSERTELLTCSRDDLLKIIDLRVGAVKQTFSAQGFKCGSDWTRVVFSPDGNYVAAGSADGALYVWNVLTGKLERTLAKHHSSSINAVAWSPAGAHVVSVDKGNKAVLWSEF from the exons ATGGCGTCGGGGCTGCGCGCCGCCGGCTTCCCCCCCTGGAAGCGGCACATAGCGGCGGAGCTGAGGCGGCGGGACCGGCTGCAACGGCAGGCCTTCGAGGAGATCGTGGCGCAGT ATAACAAGCTGCTAGAGAAGTCGGATCTCCATGCTGTGCTGGCTGATAAGCTGCAAGCAGAGAAATATGACATGCAGAGCAGACATGAAATCAG TCCAGGACACGATGGCACATGGAATGATGCTCAGTTGCAGGAACTGGCACAGCTGAAGATAAAGCATCAAGAGGAGCTGACTGAGCTACATAAGAAACGTGGAGAG TTGGCCCAGTCTGTAATTGATCTGAATAACCAAATGCAGCAGAAGGACAAAGAGATGCAGATGAATGAAGCAAA GATTGCAGAGTATTTGCAAAAAATCTCTGAACTGGAAACAGAGTGCCAGGAACTACGCAGCAAGCTACAGGATCTTGAGCGAGCTAATCAGACACTGAAAGATGAATATGATGCTCTCCAGATCACCTTCAATGCCTTGGAGGAGAAACTGAGGAAAACAACTGAAGATAACCAGGAGCTGGTCTCACGTTGGATGGCAGAGAAAGCACAGGAAGCCAATCGCttgaatgcagaaaatgaaaaggattcGAG gaGGCGACAAGCCAGGCTGCaaaaggagctggcagaagctGCCAAAGAACCCCTGCCTGTTGAACC CAGGGATGATGACATTGAAGTGCTTGCAGATGAAACCTCTGACACAGCTGAGGAGACGTCTCCAGTGCGAGCTGTCAGCCGAACACCCAG TAAGCGACTCTCCCAGCCAGCTGGAGGCCTTCTGGATTCTATCACTAATATCTTTGG GAGGCGTTCTTTGTCCTCGTTCCCTGCTCCCCAGGACAATGCAGAGCCACATCCAGGTGCCAGTAAAGAAGTGAGAGTGCCCACTACTGCCATCTGTGTCTTT GATGCACATGACGGGGAGGTGAACGCGGTGCAGTTCAGCCCTGGCTCCCGGTTACTGGCAACAGGAGGCATGGACCGCAGGGTTAAGCTCTGGGAAGTCTTGGGAG ATAGGTGTGAGCCCAAAGGTTCCCTCTCTGGTAGTAATGCTGGGATTACAAGCATAGAGTTTGATAGTGCT GGTTCTTACCTCTTAGCAGCTTCAAATGACTTTGCCAGCAGAATCTGGACGGTTGATGACAATCGATTACGG CACACTTTGACGGGTCACAGCGGTAAGGTTCTGTCTGCCAAGTTCCTGCTGGACAACGCGCGCATTGTTTCAGGAAGCCACGACCGGACCCTCAAGCTCTGGGACCTCCGCAGCAAAGTCT GTATAAAAACAGTGTTTGCAGGATCTAGCTGCAATGACATCGTATGCACTGAGCAGTGTGTAATGAGTGGACATTTTGATAAGAAAATCCGTTTCTGGGATATCAG GACTGAAAGCATAGTAAAAGAACTGGAGCTGCTTGGGAGGATCACAGCTCTGGACTTGAACTCGGAGCGAACAGAGCTTTTGACCTGTTCCCGTGATGATCTGCTGAAGATCATTGACCTGCGGGTTGGTGCTGTCAAGCAGACGTTCAG TGCCCAGGGATTCAAATGTGGCTCTGACTGGACAAGAGTTGTGTTCAG TCCTGACGGTAACTATGTGGCTGCTGGTTCAGCTGATGGTGCCCTCTATGTTTGGAATGTACTCACTGGGAAGTTGGAGAGAACTCTTGCCAAGCATCACAG TTCTTCTATCAATGCAGTCGCGTGGTCCCCAGCGGGTGCCCATGTGGTCAGTGTGGACAAAGGCAACAAGGCTGTCCTGTGGTCTGAATTTTGA